Genomic DNA from Burkholderia plantarii:
AGAACATCGGCGCGACGCATCACCAGGGCATCGAATCGGCGTTCGACTACGCGTTCGCCGACGACGGCCCGCTGCGCGGGCTCGACGCCTACGTGAACTTCACCTACACCAAGGCGATCCAGGAATCGGGGCAGTTCTCGGGCCGCGACGTGCCGTTCTACTCGCGCTTCACCGATACGCTCGGCATGCGCTATCAGCGCGGCGACTGGACCTTCAACCTGTCGAGCACGCACCAGAGCGCGCAGTATTCGGACACGGCCAACACGGTGGCCGAATCGGCGGACGGCAGCGTCGGCCGCGTGCCGGGCTTCCGCGTCTGGAACCTGCAGGCCGACTGGAAGATCCCGCACTGGAAGGGCAGCACGCTGACGGCCGGCATCAACAACCTCGGCGACGCGCGCTACTACACGCGCAACGTGGACGGCAACGCGGGCCGGATGGTGGGCGCGCCGCGCATGGTCTACGTGCAGGGACACTTCGTCTACTGAGCGTGACAGGCCCGCCAGACGGCGGGCGGCGGGCGGCGGGCGGCGGGCGGCGCGCGAGGATACGCGGCGCGGGCACGGCGGGCAGCGCATCGCGCGCCGCCCGCCGCTCAGCCGGCTCGCGCCCGACGTGCCGCCGGCCGCGTCGTCAGACGTGCTCGGCGAACCACGCGAGCTGCCGGGCGATGCTGTTGTCGAAATGCGTGCCGTCGTACATGTCGTAATGGCCGGCACCGGCCTCCACGTGGAGCGCCTTGGTTGCGGACGCAACGGCGTCGTGCAGCGCGACGCCCTGCTCCGGCGGATTGACGCCGTCCTCGCCCGCCACCACCACCAGCACCGGGCAGGCGACGCGCGCCGCCGCCTCCGCCGGCTTGTAGTTCAGCATCTCGCGCACGGTCAGGAACGGGATCTTGATGTCCATCGCCGGATATTGCCGGCGCATCGTCTCGACGAACGCCTTCGACTGCTCGTCGGTCAACACCTTCGTGATCGCGACGAACATCTCGCGGCCGGTGCCGGCCTTCTTCTCCTGCATGCGCTCGAGCATCGCGACGAACTCCTGGCGCTGCTCGCCGGACATATGGCGCGTGACCACCTGTTCGCCGTCGGCGAAGCTCAACTGGCTCACTACCGCCTTCACCGCCGGGTCGGCCGCCGCCGCGGCCAGCACGTGGCCGCCGCCGAGCGACGTGCCCCACAGCGCGACGCGCGCCGCGTCCAGGCCCGCCTGCGCCTTCACGAAGGCGAGCACGGTCGCGATGTCCTCGATCTGCAGCGCCGGCACGAGGCGCCCCGCCTCGCCGCCGCTCGCGCCGAAGCCGCGATAGTCGAACGTGACGGCCCCATAGCCGGCCGCGACGAACGCCTCGGCGAAGCGCGGCAGCAGCACCTCCTGAATCCCGCAGAAGCCGTGGCACAGCACGATGACGGGGACCGGGCCGGGCGTGTCGGGGCGGCGCACGGTGATCGCGATCTCGTTGCCGGTTCGATGTGTAGTGATGTCCATAGGATCGGAAGCTGGAAGTGGAAAAGCGATGGATCCGGCGGCGCGCGGCGCGGCCAGGCACGCGCCGCGTGGCCGCGGGCCGCCGGAAGGCGGCGCCCATGATACAAGAGGCGCCGCTCCGGCGCGCAAACGTTTCGCACCGGCTGCGGGCCGCCGTTTCGCACGCATGGGGGCGGGTTCGCGCCACGGGCCGGCGGCGGCGCCCGAGCGCCCGTGCGGAGCCGGCGAGGGCCGACACGCGGCGCGCCGGAAGACGGCCGGCCCGGTGCGCGTTCCGGAGCCGGTCCGAATTGATCAGTGATCCTGCCTATCTTCACGAAACCGAAGCCGCTCGCGTCGGGATGCGCGCCGGCCCCAGCCCGATCAAGCCGGGCGCCGCGCCGTCGCGCTATCATCGCCCGATCCCGCCCGCCCCTTGCACCACCTTCGC
This window encodes:
- the uilS gene encoding UilS family quorum-quenching N-acyl-homoserine lactonase, which produces MDITTHRTGNEIAITVRRPDTPGPVPVIVLCHGFCGIQEVLLPRFAEAFVAAGYGAVTFDYRGFGASGGEAGRLVPALQIEDIATVLAFVKAQAGLDAARVALWGTSLGGGHVLAAAAADPAVKAVVSQLSFADGEQVVTRHMSGEQRQEFVAMLERMQEKKAGTGREMFVAITKVLTDEQSKAFVETMRRQYPAMDIKIPFLTVREMLNYKPAEAAARVACPVLVVVAGEDGVNPPEQGVALHDAVASATKALHVEAGAGHYDMYDGTHFDNSIARQLAWFAEHV